A genome region from Halorussus pelagicus includes the following:
- a CDS encoding S1C family serine protease: MWGRTRLLVGVLVVALLGTGPVSAVGHVGGPGSEDAARQEISCDYEALYDETIGSIVSVRTATRGGQGLGSGFVYDDEGRVVTNQHVVGNASTVEVQFNRGEWRTAEVVGTDAYSDLAVLDVSDLPDYATPLELANETPEQGQPVGALGSPLGLDATITDGIVSGTNRSLPAGGPQGPQFTIPNAVQTTAAINPGNSGGPLVNCDGQVVGVNTATLARSENTGFAVPASRVERVAPSLIANGSYAHSYLGISSTDVTPLVAEGNDLNVTRGVLVRQVVPGGPADGALEGDDGITEVDGVQVPRGGDVILAIGGRQIRSGEELSSYLTQTRPGETVTLTVLRDSERTQVRVELGERPPPGESP, translated from the coding sequence ATGTGGGGACGAACACGCTTGCTCGTCGGAGTGTTGGTCGTCGCACTCCTCGGAACGGGACCGGTGAGTGCGGTCGGTCACGTCGGGGGACCGGGAAGCGAAGACGCCGCGAGACAGGAGATTTCCTGCGACTACGAAGCGCTGTACGACGAGACGATTGGCTCCATCGTCTCGGTTCGGACCGCGACCAGAGGAGGACAGGGACTCGGCTCCGGGTTCGTTTACGACGACGAGGGCCGCGTCGTCACGAACCAGCACGTCGTGGGCAACGCCTCGACGGTCGAGGTCCAGTTCAACCGCGGCGAGTGGCGGACCGCCGAAGTCGTGGGTACGGACGCCTACAGCGACCTCGCGGTCCTCGACGTGAGCGACCTGCCGGACTACGCGACGCCGCTCGAACTGGCAAACGAAACGCCCGAGCAGGGCCAACCGGTCGGCGCGCTCGGGAGTCCGCTCGGTCTCGACGCGACAATTACGGACGGCATAGTCAGCGGGACGAACCGGTCGCTCCCGGCTGGCGGGCCGCAGGGACCGCAGTTCACGATTCCGAACGCGGTCCAGACCACCGCGGCCATCAACCCCGGTAACAGCGGCGGGCCGCTGGTGAACTGCGACGGGCAGGTCGTTGGCGTCAACACCGCGACGCTCGCCAGGAGCGAGAACACCGGATTCGCGGTCCCGGCGAGTCGCGTCGAGCGCGTCGCGCCCTCGCTGATAGCGAACGGGTCGTACGCTCACTCCTACCTCGGCATTTCCTCGACGGACGTGACACCGCTTGTCGCCGAGGGCAACGACCTGAACGTGACCCGCGGCGTGCTGGTCCGACAGGTCGTTCCGGGCGGACCCGCCGACGGCGCACTGGAAGGCGACGACGGAATCACCGAGGTCGATGGCGTCCAAGTGCCCCGCGGCGGCGACGTGATTCTGGCCATCGGCGGCCGCCAGATTCGCTCGGGCGAGGAGCTATCGAGCTATCTGACCCAGACCCGGCCCGGCGAGACGGTGACGCTGACCGTCCTGCGGGACAGCGAGCGGACGCAGGTCCGAGTCGAGTTGGGCGAGCGGCCGCCGCCGGGCGAGTCCCCGTAG
- a CDS encoding NAD(P)H-binding protein produces MRVLVTGATGFVGGRLVPALLDAGHEVVALVRDADGYDAPASVEVVEADLLDSESMEGVFEGVEAAYYLVHSMQTGGDFAERDRLAARNFVAAARGSDLRRVVYLGGLGETGDVLSEHLMSRREVETILTEGAGFELTTLRAAIVVGDGSASFKMIRELVGKLPVMIAPKWVHNECQPIAIDDVVAYLVGVLDLPETAGRTYEVGGPDVLTYGEMMQETGRVMGYQPRIVSVPVLTPKLSAYWVDLVTDVPKSIAHPLISGLKNPVVADDAPIRELLPIELTSFEEAVERALADEE; encoded by the coding sequence ATGCGCGTACTGGTAACTGGAGCGACCGGATTCGTCGGCGGACGCCTCGTCCCCGCCCTGCTGGACGCGGGCCACGAGGTCGTCGCCCTCGTGAGAGACGCCGACGGTTACGACGCTCCGGCAAGCGTCGAAGTCGTGGAGGCCGACCTGCTTGACTCCGAGAGTATGGAGGGCGTCTTCGAGGGCGTCGAGGCGGCGTACTACCTCGTCCACTCGATGCAGACCGGAGGCGACTTCGCCGAACGCGACCGACTCGCGGCCCGGAATTTTGTGGCGGCCGCACGGGGGTCGGACCTCCGGCGAGTCGTCTATCTGGGCGGATTGGGCGAGACCGGCGACGTGCTGTCCGAACACCTCATGTCCCGCCGCGAGGTCGAGACGATTTTGACCGAGGGCGCAGGCTTCGAGCTGACGACGCTCCGGGCGGCCATCGTCGTCGGCGACGGGAGCGCGAGTTTCAAGATGATTCGGGAGTTGGTCGGCAAGCTACCGGTGATGATAGCGCCGAAGTGGGTCCACAACGAGTGTCAGCCCATCGCCATCGACGACGTGGTGGCGTACCTCGTCGGCGTCCTCGACCTCCCCGAGACGGCGGGCCGGACCTACGAGGTCGGCGGCCCGGACGTGCTGACCTACGGCGAGATGATGCAGGAAACCGGACGAGTAATGGGGTATCAGCCCCGAATCGTCTCCGTGCCCGTACTGACGCCGAAGCTATCTGCCTACTGGGTCGATTTAGTGACCGACGTGCCCAAGTCTATCGCTCACCCCCTCATCTCGGGGCTGAAAAACCCCGTCGTCGCCGACGACGCGCCCATCCGTGAGCTACTGCCCATCGAGTTGACGAGTTTCGAGGAGGCAGTCGAGCGCGCGCTGGCTGACGAGGAATGA
- a CDS encoding DUF7530 family protein gives MSRENGEQVPSDTPAARYGETWVYESIVGAIPGLSLSQPVAVVIQFALFEGLILAFAAVYDLWSAVPAGTAAVAVAAVGSYVMLALGDEIRRMKTPTAYRQLLFSSSIEVVLGVMSFVALLTYLFTLDARSGQVPLLTLLLGESPPAPAVFLTLLVLWDLCYRIGTGWWASLTGLVRTVQYGDQFDAAARRQLLRIDLLTIGFAVVQLLLVPFVWGRSLLVVAIVGHVVAVTLVSGTSAVLLGRNR, from the coding sequence ATGAGCCGGGAGAACGGAGAGCAGGTCCCGTCCGACACCCCAGCGGCGCGCTACGGCGAGACGTGGGTGTACGAGAGCATCGTCGGCGCGATACCCGGCCTGTCGCTGTCCCAGCCGGTCGCGGTCGTCATCCAGTTCGCGCTGTTCGAGGGACTGATTTTGGCGTTCGCGGCGGTCTACGACCTCTGGAGCGCGGTGCCCGCCGGGACCGCCGCGGTCGCGGTCGCGGCCGTCGGAAGCTACGTCATGCTGGCGCTCGGCGACGAGATTCGCCGGATGAAGACGCCCACGGCGTACCGGCAACTCCTGTTTTCGTCCAGCATCGAGGTCGTCTTGGGCGTGATGTCGTTCGTCGCACTCTTGACGTACTTGTTCACGCTGGACGCCCGGAGCGGGCAGGTCCCACTGCTCACGCTTCTACTCGGCGAGTCGCCGCCAGCGCCCGCGGTCTTTCTCACCCTGCTGGTGCTGTGGGACCTCTGTTACCGCATCGGCACGGGGTGGTGGGCCAGCCTCACGGGACTGGTCCGAACGGTACAGTACGGCGACCAGTTCGACGCGGCGGCCCGGAGACAACTGCTCCGTATCGACCTGCTGACCATCGGATTCGCAGTGGTCCAACTCCTGTTGGTGCCGTTCGTCTGGGGCCGGAGCCTGCTGGTCGTGGCCATCGTCGGCCACGTCGTCGCGGTGACGCTGGTCTCGGGGACCTCTGCGGTGCTGTTGGGCCGCAACCGGTAG
- a CDS encoding NAD(P)/FAD-dependent oxidoreductase: MTRIAVVGAGAAGLGAAYALRDIDAEVTVFERREAVGGRAATHRRDDCTYDVGANYCKDDDERVRDLFAGELADGLVDTEGPVWTFDADGDISEGRGDDARKLTYGDGLATLGERLRETSDATVRTETEVTGLARDADEWRVEFESADDPLAAGDIRADALVLTPPAPATAYLLDRADWDGTDDSLRADLVEAAADVSYRTLLSVALHYPQRTDLPYYALVNSDKNHELGWVSREECKPGHVPEGESLLVVQPSPEWSRHRYDDADDEIAVQAADLTAELLGDPDRYQFDWADVVRWRDALPDSGADADVLDRGTDADLFFAGDWVAGEGRVHAALRSGLETGERIAERY, translated from the coding sequence ATGACCCGAATCGCCGTCGTGGGCGCGGGCGCGGCCGGACTCGGTGCCGCGTACGCGCTCCGCGACATCGACGCCGAAGTCACCGTCTTCGAGCGCCGCGAGGCAGTCGGCGGCCGGGCGGCGACTCACCGCCGCGACGACTGCACCTACGACGTGGGCGCGAACTACTGCAAGGACGACGACGAGCGCGTCCGGGACCTGTTCGCCGGGGAACTCGCTGACGGACTGGTGGACACCGAAGGGCCGGTCTGGACCTTCGACGCCGACGGCGACATCTCCGAGGGCCGGGGCGACGACGCCCGCAAATTGACCTACGGCGACGGACTGGCGACGCTCGGCGAACGACTTCGGGAGACCAGCGACGCGACGGTCCGGACCGAAACCGAGGTCACGGGACTCGCGCGCGACGCCGACGAGTGGCGCGTCGAGTTCGAGTCCGCGGACGACCCGCTGGCGGCGGGCGACATCCGTGCGGACGCCCTCGTCCTCACGCCGCCCGCGCCAGCGACCGCCTACCTGCTCGACCGTGCTGACTGGGACGGGACCGACGACTCGCTCCGTGCGGACCTCGTGGAGGCGGCGGCCGACGTGTCCTACCGGACCCTGCTCTCGGTCGCGCTCCACTACCCCCAGCGCACCGACTTGCCGTACTACGCGCTCGTGAACAGCGACAAGAATCACGAACTCGGTTGGGTCTCGCGCGAGGAGTGCAAGCCCGGCCACGTTCCCGAGGGCGAGAGTCTGCTCGTCGTCCAGCCCTCCCCCGAGTGGTCCCGGCATCGCTACGACGACGCCGACGACGAAATCGCGGTGCAGGCCGCCGACCTGACCGCCGAACTGCTCGGCGACCCTGACCGCTATCAGTTCGACTGGGCGGACGTGGTCCGGTGGCGCGACGCGCTCCCCGATTCGGGGGCCGACGCCGACGTTCTCGACCGAGGGACCGACGCGGACCTGTTCTTCGCTGGCGACTGGGTCGCGGGCGAGGGGCGCGTCCACGCCGCGCTCCGATCCGGTCTGGAAACGGGCGAGCGAATCGCCGAGCGATACTGA
- a CDS encoding DUF7571 family protein, producing MKPCQNCQAVIDEYILDKQLEPLRELTVDDFNVCSDCATVVPDACVECGGAVYVPRSLTGTPDYCPACRSESIERTGNDPGWHLDTVSS from the coding sequence ATGAAACCGTGCCAAAACTGTCAGGCGGTCATCGACGAGTACATCTTGGACAAACAGCTCGAACCCCTGCGCGAACTCACGGTAGACGACTTCAACGTCTGCAGCGACTGTGCGACGGTCGTCCCCGACGCCTGCGTGGAGTGTGGCGGTGCGGTCTACGTCCCCCGAAGTCTGACTGGTACGCCCGACTACTGCCCGGCGTGTCGCTCCGAGAGCATCGAGCGCACGGGCAACGACCCCGGTTGGCACCTCGATACCGTGTCCTCCTGA
- the serB gene encoding phosphoserine phosphatase SerB, with the protein MTLVAFDFDGTLSDSEMTVLLGERQGVADEMADITERAMNDEISYAKSLRDRAALLEGLSDEKAQEAFEDVYLRPDAATVIRELNEAGVTTAVLTGGFERGVEVALEREGVSVDTIVANRLPVADGELTGEVEGPLIEGTKDDALERLAGEREIAMSNTVAVGDGANDLPMLEVAGLAVGFAPKSAVRPACDVVVATMERLRDVFDDEGLLD; encoded by the coding sequence ATGACGCTGGTCGCGTTCGACTTCGACGGCACGCTCTCGGACTCGGAAATGACGGTCCTCCTCGGCGAGCGACAGGGAGTGGCCGACGAGATGGCCGACATCACCGAGCGAGCGATGAACGACGAGATTAGCTACGCCAAGAGCCTCCGGGACCGGGCCGCCCTGTTGGAGGGTCTCTCCGACGAGAAGGCTCAGGAGGCCTTCGAAGACGTGTATCTCCGGCCCGACGCCGCGACGGTCATCCGGGAACTCAACGAGGCGGGCGTGACTACCGCCGTCCTGACCGGCGGGTTCGAGCGCGGCGTCGAAGTCGCCTTGGAGCGCGAAGGCGTCTCGGTGGACACCATCGTCGCCAATCGTCTCCCGGTCGCGGACGGCGAACTCACCGGCGAGGTGGAGGGACCGCTCATCGAGGGGACGAAAGACGACGCGCTCGAACGACTCGCGGGCGAGCGTGAGATTGCGATGAGCAACACCGTCGCAGTCGGCGACGGCGCGAACGACCTTCCGATGCTGGAAGTCGCGGGTCTCGCGGTCGGGTTCGCGCCGAAGTCCGCGGTCCGACCGGCGTGCGATGTCGTAGTTGCCACGATGGAGCGACTTCGGGACGTGTTCGACGACGAAGGACTGCTGGACTGA
- a CDS encoding antitoxin VapB family protein, with the protein MATKNIGIKEEVYEHLEAHKRGDESFSDTIERLLESSEGDWRTNFGFLDGEAGESLAEAVKAERERFDADTAERQREIVDALREDDRE; encoded by the coding sequence ATGGCGACCAAGAATATCGGCATCAAAGAAGAGGTGTACGAACACCTCGAAGCCCACAAACGGGGCGACGAGAGCTTCTCAGACACCATCGAGCGACTGCTCGAAAGCTCTGAGGGAGACTGGCGAACGAACTTCGGCTTCCTCGACGGCGAGGCGGGTGAATCGTTGGCCGAGGCCGTCAAAGCCGAGCGCGAGCGGTTCGACGCCGACACGGCCGAGCGACAGCGTGAAATTGTAGACGCCTTACGAGAGGACGACCGCGAATGA
- a CDS encoding PIN domain-containing protein, translating to MKLLDASVLVGYAQGEQAAAEYLERNDDTVFGAPTIVLSEVYTGLFRTTELSRKEVKAKYGWVRAVPFTDEAAVETADIRATLSSRGEKINASDTYIAGTARAFDVPLVTADRDFKKVDGLELERYREQ from the coding sequence ATGAAACTGCTCGACGCTTCGGTTCTCGTCGGTTATGCACAGGGCGAGCAGGCCGCCGCTGAGTATCTAGAACGGAACGACGACACGGTCTTCGGTGCGCCGACTATCGTTCTTTCGGAGGTGTACACCGGTCTCTTCCGAACGACGGAACTGAGTCGTAAAGAAGTGAAAGCGAAGTACGGGTGGGTCCGGGCAGTTCCGTTTACCGACGAGGCCGCAGTCGAAACCGCCGACATCCGCGCCACCCTCAGTTCGCGCGGAGAGAAGATCAACGCGAGCGACACCTATATCGCTGGAACTGCACGGGCGTTCGACGTACCGCTCGTCACGGCCGACAGGGACTTCAAGAAGGTGGACGGTCTCGAACTCGAACGATACCGCGAGCAGTAG
- the hisA gene encoding 1-(5-phosphoribosyl)-5-[(5-phosphoribosylamino)methylideneamino]imidazole-4-carboxamide isomerase, which translates to MTHFPEFEVVPAVDMQDGEVVQLVAGERGTEKTYGDPVEAAERWVEHGAETLHLVDLDGAFEGERENAAAVEAVIEAVGEDIDVQLGGGIRTAADATDLLSRGVDRVILGTAAVENPDIVGEISENYPGSVTVSLDAKDGEVVVSGWTEGTGLNPAEAAARYEELGAGAILFTDVDVEGQLAGVQTDRVREVVEAVDIPVVASGGVATLDDVRALREAGAAAVVVGTALYEGEFTLEEAKSI; encoded by the coding sequence ATGACGCACTTTCCGGAGTTCGAGGTGGTGCCCGCGGTGGACATGCAGGACGGCGAAGTCGTCCAGTTGGTCGCGGGCGAGCGCGGCACCGAGAAGACCTACGGCGACCCCGTGGAGGCCGCCGAGCGGTGGGTCGAACACGGTGCCGAGACCCTCCACCTCGTGGACTTGGACGGCGCGTTCGAGGGCGAACGCGAGAACGCCGCGGCGGTCGAGGCGGTCATCGAGGCGGTCGGCGAAGACATCGACGTGCAGTTGGGAGGGGGCATCCGGACCGCCGCGGACGCCACGGACCTGCTCTCGCGGGGCGTGGACCGCGTGATTTTGGGTACGGCGGCCGTCGAGAACCCCGACATCGTCGGGGAGATTTCCGAAAACTACCCCGGTTCGGTCACGGTCAGCCTCGACGCCAAGGACGGCGAAGTCGTCGTCTCGGGGTGGACCGAGGGCACCGGACTCAACCCCGCCGAGGCCGCGGCGCGCTACGAGGAGTTGGGCGCTGGTGCGATTCTGTTCACCGACGTTGACGTCGAGGGGCAACTCGCGGGCGTCCAGACCGACCGCGTGCGTGAGGTGGTCGAAGCGGTCGATATCCCGGTCGTCGCCTCGGGCGGGGTCGCCACGCTGGACGACGTGCGCGCGCTCCGCGAGGCGGGGGCCGCGGCCGTCGTCGTCGGGACCGCGCTCTACGAGGGCGAGTTCACGCTCGAAGAAGCGAAGTCGATTTAG
- the hisB gene encoding imidazoleglycerol-phosphate dehydratase HisB has product MSDRTAAVTRETAETDINVTLDVDGDGDATVETGVGFFDHMLESFAKHGLFDLTVRCDGDLEIDDHHTVEDVAITLGDAFADALGDKRAIERFADRKVPLDEAVAGVVVDVSGRPLFEFDGEFSQASVGDMTSHMAKHFMRSLAMNAGLTLHVEISGENAHHEIEALFKSLARALDDATRIDERRGDVASTKGQL; this is encoded by the coding sequence ATGAGCGACCGAACCGCCGCGGTGACTCGTGAGACCGCGGAAACGGACATCAACGTGACCCTCGACGTGGACGGCGACGGCGACGCCACCGTCGAGACCGGCGTGGGATTCTTCGACCACATGCTCGAAAGCTTCGCCAAGCACGGCCTGTTCGACCTGACGGTGCGCTGTGACGGCGACCTCGAAATCGACGACCACCACACCGTCGAGGACGTTGCCATCACGCTCGGCGACGCCTTCGCCGACGCACTGGGCGACAAGCGCGCCATCGAGCGATTCGCCGACCGGAAGGTGCCGCTGGACGAGGCCGTCGCTGGCGTCGTCGTGGACGTGAGCGGTCGCCCGCTCTTCGAGTTCGACGGCGAATTCTCCCAAGCGAGTGTGGGAGATATGACGAGCCACATGGCGAAACACTTCATGCGCTCGCTGGCGATGAACGCGGGCCTGACGCTCCACGTCGAGATTTCGGGCGAGAACGCCCACCACGAAATCGAGGCGCTGTTCAAGTCGCTGGCGCGGGCGCTGGACGACGCGACGCGGATTGACGAGCGGAGAGGGGATGTGGCGAGTACGAAGGGGCAGTTATAG
- a CDS encoding ACT domain-containing protein, translating into MFDEIMQKFEGSPSQQAVIRLLLERGFSVSDEGRVVSGSIEIPNTQIAREIDVDRRVVDSTTDAILADEQLRRIFQNISSIPSLMDLAPVLDLHALTVEVIDADEPGIVATVTTLLADNDISIRQTISEDPEFTDEPRLYVVTDEAMPGDVLNELKNLDFVRKIELK; encoded by the coding sequence ATGTTCGACGAGATTATGCAGAAGTTCGAGGGGAGTCCCTCCCAACAAGCCGTCATCCGCCTGCTCCTCGAACGCGGCTTCTCGGTCAGCGACGAGGGCCGGGTCGTCTCCGGGAGCATCGAGATTCCGAACACCCAAATCGCCCGCGAAATCGACGTGGACCGGCGCGTCGTGGACTCGACCACCGACGCCATCCTCGCCGACGAACAGCTCCGGCGCATCTTCCAGAACATCTCCTCGATTCCGAGCCTGATGGACCTCGCGCCTGTCCTCGACCTGCACGCCCTGACTGTCGAGGTCATCGACGCCGACGAACCCGGCATCGTGGCGACAGTGACGACCCTGCTCGCGGACAACGACATCTCCATCCGCCAGACCATCAGCGAGGACCCGGAGTTCACCGACGAACCGCGCCTCTACGTCGTCACCGACGAGGCGATGCCCGGTGACGTTCTGAACGAGTTGAAGAATCTCGATTTCGTGCGGAAGATAGAGTTGAAGTAG
- a CDS encoding AI-2E family transporter, whose protein sequence is MVGLPEERERLAWWVLTLLVAGIFVFVLWSFVGTVVLGVFIYYGSRPLYRRLRTEFSSDHAADLTLLIVLVPVLVLVGYAVFVGLDQLGQLTGLSAESYAQLAPGSAEQATALVENAQGLLGSGPLQGRMQEALSAAVAAFTALTTGLAHLVLAFLLAFTLLREDARIAAWFRDQFGPEGSAAYAYAVAVDEDLHTVYVGNVLTVFAVIVLGVVVYNGLNLVAPGSIGVPVPTLLALLTGLATLVPLVVGKIVYVPVSVSLAYSAATGPGPLWFPAVFLIACFVLLDLLPVAVLRPYIAGRSIHGGLMIFAYIGGTMLFGWYGLFFGPLLVVVSVHLARIVLPGLVHGDSVTGEVLTAESLGTDPETVVESPASDDGDDESEVVPDRGDEIATDETTTDGRKAAEFESADEPDA, encoded by the coding sequence ATGGTCGGACTGCCCGAGGAGCGCGAGCGCCTTGCGTGGTGGGTGCTGACGCTCCTCGTCGCGGGTATCTTCGTGTTCGTCCTCTGGTCGTTCGTCGGCACCGTCGTGCTGGGCGTGTTCATTTATTACGGGTCGCGGCCGCTCTACCGACGACTCCGGACGGAGTTTTCCTCTGACCACGCCGCCGACCTCACGCTACTCATCGTCCTCGTGCCCGTCCTCGTTCTGGTCGGCTACGCGGTCTTCGTGGGTCTCGACCAGTTGGGCCAACTGACCGGACTCTCCGCAGAGTCGTACGCCCAGTTGGCACCGGGGTCGGCCGAGCAGGCGACCGCGCTGGTCGAGAACGCGCAGGGGCTGCTCGGCTCCGGACCCCTGCAGGGGCGGATGCAAGAGGCGCTCTCGGCGGCGGTAGCGGCGTTCACCGCGCTGACCACCGGACTGGCCCACCTCGTTCTCGCGTTCCTGTTGGCGTTCACGCTCCTGCGCGAGGACGCCCGAATCGCGGCGTGGTTCCGCGACCAGTTCGGTCCTGAGGGGTCGGCGGCCTACGCCTACGCCGTGGCCGTGGACGAGGACCTGCACACGGTGTACGTCGGCAACGTCCTGACGGTGTTCGCAGTCATCGTGCTGGGAGTGGTCGTCTACAACGGTCTCAATCTCGTCGCGCCGGGGAGTATCGGCGTGCCGGTTCCGACCCTGCTGGCGTTGCTGACCGGGTTGGCGACGCTCGTGCCCCTCGTCGTCGGAAAAATCGTGTACGTGCCGGTCAGCGTCTCCCTCGCGTACTCGGCCGCGACCGGACCGGGACCGCTCTGGTTCCCCGCGGTGTTCTTGATCGCCTGCTTCGTCCTGCTGGACCTCCTGCCGGTCGCGGTCCTCCGGCCGTACATCGCCGGGCGGAGCATCCACGGCGGTCTCATGATATTTGCCTACATCGGGGGGACGATGCTGTTCGGTTGGTACGGACTGTTTTTCGGTCCCCTGCTGGTCGTCGTGAGCGTCCACCTCGCCAGAATCGTCCTGCCGGGACTCGTCCACGGCGACAGCGTCACCGGGGAGGTCCTGACCGCCGAATCGCTCGGGACCGACCCCGAAACCGTCGTCGAGAGTCCCGCGAGCGACGACGGCGACGATGAGAGCGAGGTGGTTCCGGACCGCGGCGACGAGATAGCGACCGACGAGACGACGACCGACGGAAGGAAGGCCGCGGAGTTCGAATCGGCCGACGAACCCGACGCATGA
- a CDS encoding IMPACT family protein: MSDDTYLTLAGRGRATFEIRGSEFIGHAAPAADREEAEAFVAGIRSEYDDATHNVPTYRVRESGGQMLREYGDDDGEPSGSAGKPALNVLQQEDVENAVVVVTRYYGGTNLGVGGLARAYSRGVKDAVEDAGVVEERPHERFSVAVEYDDSGTVRGILESEGRDSSGDERQDAPRGGVEFDADYAERVTFAVRVPVEEGDDLRDRIRSATSGRAEIDDSE; encoded by the coding sequence ATGAGCGACGACACGTACCTGACGCTGGCGGGCCGGGGCCGAGCGACGTTCGAGATTCGCGGCTCGGAGTTCATCGGCCACGCCGCGCCCGCCGCGGACCGCGAGGAGGCCGAGGCGTTCGTCGCCGGGATTCGGAGCGAATACGACGACGCGACACACAACGTCCCGACCTACCGAGTGCGCGAGTCCGGCGGACAGATGCTCCGGGAGTACGGCGACGACGACGGTGAACCCTCCGGGTCAGCAGGCAAACCCGCGCTCAACGTCCTCCAGCAGGAGGACGTGGAGAACGCCGTCGTGGTCGTGACCCGGTACTACGGCGGCACGAACCTCGGCGTCGGCGGACTGGCGCGGGCCTACTCGCGGGGCGTCAAGGACGCCGTCGAGGACGCCGGAGTCGTCGAGGAGCGCCCCCACGAGCGGTTCTCGGTCGCGGTCGAGTACGACGATTCGGGGACCGTCCGCGGAATTTTGGAGAGCGAGGGGCGCGACTCGTCTGGCGACGAACGACAGGACGCGCCGCGAGGCGGCGTCGAGTTCGACGCCGACTACGCCGAGCGCGTCACCTTCGCGGTCCGGGTGCCGGTCGAAGAGGGCGACGACCTGCGGGACCGCATCCGGAGCGCGACGAGCGGGCGGGCCGAAATCGACGACAGCGAGTGA
- the hisI gene encoding phosphoribosyl-AMP cyclohydrolase: protein MSDAHSAETDGDAEGATPDGDTEVTSDLDDAVELDFGETGRIPAIAQDADTGDVLMLAYVTPEAVEQTRETGLAHYYSRSREELWQKGSTSGHVQRVREVRADCDGDALLYLVEQEGGACHTGYESCFYRTLDGEVVGEKAFDPDDVYE, encoded by the coding sequence ATGAGCGACGCCCACAGCGCCGAGACCGACGGCGACGCCGAGGGAGCGACCCCGGACGGCGATACCGAGGTGACCTCCGACCTCGACGACGCCGTCGAACTCGACTTCGGCGAGACCGGCCGCATCCCCGCGATTGCACAGGACGCCGACACGGGAGACGTGCTGATGCTGGCCTACGTCACCCCAGAAGCGGTCGAGCAGACCCGCGAGACCGGTCTCGCTCACTACTACTCGCGGAGCCGCGAGGAGTTGTGGCAGAAGGGTTCGACCAGCGGGCACGTCCAGCGCGTCCGGGAGGTCCGGGCCGACTGTGACGGCGACGCCCTGCTCTATCTGGTCGAGCAGGAGGGCGGCGCGTGCCACACCGGTTACGAGTCGTGTTTCTACCGCACCCTCGACGGCGAGGTCGTCGGCGAGAAAGCCTTCGACCCGGACGACGTGTATGAGTAG